Genomic DNA from Amycolatopsis alba DSM 44262:
GGCGAGTACCTGGAGGGACACACGTCGGCGATCCGCCGTGAACCGGTCGGCGTCTGCGCGCAGATCGCGCCGTGGAACTACCCGCTGATGATGGGGGTCTGGAAGATCGCCCCGGCGCTGGCGGCGGGCAACACCGTCGTGCTGAAGCCCGCGGAGACCACGCCGTCGACGGCCATCCTGCTGGCGAAGGTCGCGGCGGAATTCCTGCCGCAGGGCGCTTTCAACGTGCTGTGCGGCGACCGCGACACCGGCCGCGCGCTGGTGAAACACCCGATCACCGAACTGGTGTCGATCACCGGGTCGACCCGCGCCGGCATCGACGTCGCCACCGTCGCGGCGGCCGACCTCAAGCGCACGCATCTGGAGCTCGGCGGGAACGCGCCACTGCTGGTGTTCGGCGACGTGAACCTCGCCGAGGCGGCCGAGGGCATCGTCGGCGCGGCGTTCTACAACGCCGGGCAGGACTGCACCGCGGGCAGCCGGGTGCTGGTGGACGCGGCGATCCACGACGAGTTCGTCACGGAGCTGACCAAGGCCGCCGCCGCGCAGAAGCCCGGCGCGGACTTCGGCCCGCTCAACAGCGAGGCACAGTTCGGCCGGGTCCGCGGGCTCGTCGAACGGCTGCCGTCGCACGCCCGCGTGGAGACCGGCGGCACCCCCGCCGGCGACCGCGGGTTCTTCTTCTCCCCCACCGTCATCTCGGGCCTGAAGCAGGACGACGAGATCGTGCAGGAGGAGGTCTTCGGCCCGGTCGTCACCGTCCAGTCCTTTGTGGACGAGGACGAGGCGGTGCGCCTGGCCAACGGCGTCCCGTACGGGCTGGCGTCGTCGATCTGGACCCACGACCTGTCACGCGCGACCCGCGTTTCGGGCGAACTCGACTTCGGCTGCGTCTGGGTCAACACCCACGGGCCGCTGGTCTCGGAAATGCCCCATGGCGGCTTCGGGCACTCGGGCCACGGGAAGGACCTCTCGTCCTACTCCTTCGCCGAGTACACCCGCGTCAAGCACGTCATGACCCGCTTCGCCTGAAGCTTTTAGCCGGAGGTCCCCATGGGTGACAAGGTCACCGAAGTCGAGCAGCACGGCATCGCGCCGATCCCGCCCGAGGAACAGACTTCGCGTCCGCGCGACCTGTTCCGCATGGCGTTCGGCGGCGCGAACACCTTCGCCACCATCATCCTCGGGACCCTCCCGATCGCCTTCGGCCTGAGCTTCCGGGCGGCCGTGGCGGCGACGGTCGCGGGCGTGGTCGTCGGCGCGCTGGTGCTCTCGCCGATGTCGCTGTTCGGCCCGCTCACCCGGACCAACAACGCGGTCTCCTCCGGCGCGCACTTCGGCGTCGTCGGCCGCTGTGTCGGCTCCTTCCTCTCCCTGCTGACGGCGATCACCTTCTTCGCCATCTCGGTCTGGGTGAGCGGCGACGCCGTCGCCGGTGCGGCACAACGGCTTTTCGGTTTCGACGGCGGCGAAGTGCTCCGCGGTGTCGCGTACGGCGTCATCGCGATCGCGACGCTGGTGGTGTGCATCTACGGCTACCGGTTCATGCTGCTGGTGAACCGGGTCGCCGTGGTGCTGGGCACGGCGATCATGCTGCTCGGGATCATCGCCTACGGCGGCACGTTCGACCCCGGTTTCGCCGGCACCGGCACCTACGCGCTCGGCGACTTCTGGCCGACCTGGATCCTCGCCGCGCTCACCACGATGGCGAACCCGATCTCGTTCGGCGCCTTCCTCGGCGACTGGACGCGCTACATCCCCGCGCGCCACAGCCGCCGTTCCCTGCTGGCGGCGCCGTTCCTGGCGCAGGTGGCGACGTTGCTGCCGTTCGGGTTCGGCATCGCCACCGCGACCCTGGTCGCGGATCCGGCCGACTACATCACCGGCCTGACCGCGATCTCCCCACTCTGGTACGCGATCCCGCTGATCGTGGTCGCGCTGATCGGCGGGCTGTCGACGGGCACGACGTCGCTCTACGGGACCGGGCTGGACTTCAGTTCGATCTTCGTGAAGCTGAGCCGGGTCCAGGCGACGCTGCTGATCGGCTCGCTCAGTGTGGTGTTCATCTTCGTCGGCAACTTCGTGCTGGACATGGTCTCCAGCATCAACGCCTTCGCCACGCTGATCGTGCTGTGCACTTCGCCGTGGATGGTGATCATGATGATCGGGTTCGTGCTGCGGCGCGGGTTCTACGACCCGGACGACCTCCAGGTGTTCAACCAGGGCCGCAAGGGCGGGCGCTACTGGTTCACCCGCGGCGTGAACTGGCGCGCGATGGCGGCGTGGATCCCGGCGACGACGCTGGGCCTGCTGACCGCCAACACCCCGATGATCGCTGGGCCGTTCAAGGACATCGCGGGCGGCGTCGACATCAGCATGGTGGTGACGCTGTGCACGGCGGCGATCGCGTACCCGGTGCTGGTCAAGCTCTTCCCCGAGCCACAAGAGGTTTACGCGTACGCGGAACCCGTCGCGGTCTAGGCGAAGCGGCGCAGCGCCCCGAGGAACAACGCGTCGAAGGCGCGGTCCGGGAGCACCCGGCGCACGAACAGGATCGGCTTCGCCCCGAGACCCGCGGCGTAGCGGGTCTTCGGGCGCCGGGCCCGGACAGCCTTCAGGACGACGTCCGCGATCACCTTCGGATGGGAGCCGCGCGCGGCCTGCCCGAAGAGCTTCGCCAGCGCCTTCGCCTGCGACGCGTAAGCAGTGTCGCCCGAGGTCTTGAGCAGGTTCTCGACGGCAATGCCGCCCCACTCGGTCTTGATGGCGCCGGGCTCGATCACCACGACGTCGATGCCGAACGGCTTGAGTTCCAGCCGCAGTGAGTCGCTCAGGCCCTCGACCGCGAACTTGGTCGAGTGGTACCAGCCGCCGAGCGGTTCGTAGATCTTGCCGCCGATCGACGAGACGTTCACGATCTTGCCGGAGCCCTGGGCTCGCATGTGCGGCGTGGTCAGCTGGACGAGCCGCGCGAGACCGAACAGGTTGACCTCGAACTGGTACTTCCCCTCCGAGAGCGGCACGTCCTCGAAGGCGCCATACGAGCCATAACCCGCATTGTTGACCAGGACGTCGATGCGGCCGGACTCCTCGATGATCCGCTCGATGCCCGCGACCATCGACGCGTCGTCGGTGACGTCCATCTCGAGGACTTTGACCCCGCGTTCGGCGAGCCCCGCCATCCGCTCGACGCGCCTCGCGGCGCCGTAGACCGTGTAGCCCGCGTCCCGCAGCGCGAGGGCCGTGGCTTCGCCGATTCCCGCGGAAGCGCCCGTGACCAGTGCGACCTTCATGTCCCGCTCCTAACTAACTGGTTGGTTGCCAACTCAGCGTGCCACGCGCCCGGACTGGCTGTCAACCAACCAGTTAGTTAGACTGGGTCACATGGTCAGGGACAAGGAAGCGACCAAGCGGAAGCTGCTGAACGCGGCGACGACCGAGTTCGCGACGTACGGCATCGCGGGCGCGCGGGTGGACCGCATCGCGAAGAACGCCGGCGCCAACAAGGCGCTGATCTACGCCTATTTCTGCAGCAAGGAGTACCTATTCGAGACGGTCGTGCAGGAGCAGGTCGACGCGGCGATCAAGGCGGTCCCGATCACCCCCGACGACCTGCCCGGCTACGCGGGGCGGCTGTTCGACCGGTACCTCGAACACCCCGAAGTCCTCCGCCTCATGGGCTGGCTGCGGCTGGAGAACGGCTTCGACGCCGCCCCGGAGGCCGAGGTGCGGGCGCACGCGGACAAGGTCGCCGCGATCCAGGCCGCGCAGCGTTCGGGTTCCGTGCCGGACCACTTCGACGCCGAGGAACTGCTGAGCCTCGTCGTGCACCTGTCGATCCTGGGATTCTCCTCCCCCGCCGCGACCCGTGACCTCGTCGTCCGCTCGGTCGCCCGGCTCACGGGAACCTGAGGGCCTTTTCGCGCGACCACTGGGTACATCACCTGGGAGGTCGTCTTGCAGCGTCGAACTTTTCTGCGTGCTTCAGCCTTGTCCGCCGGTCTGGCGGGCGTCACCGCGCCCGCCGCGTCCGCCGCCACCCCGTTGCGGGTGCAGATCCTGATGTACGACGGCGTGGAAGAACAGGACTTCGTCGCGCCCGTCGAAGTACTCGGGCTGGCCGGGAAACTCACCGGCGGCGCCGTGGTCTCTTCGCTCGTGGCCGTACGGCCGGGTCCGGTGCGCTGCACCTACGGCACGACCGTCGAAGTCCCGCGAGCCTGGTCGCCCTGCGACGTCCTGGTGGTGCCGGGCGGCGGCTACACCGATCGGAACGGCCCCGGTGTGCACCGGCTCAACGCGGACAAGGGTTTCCTGCGCCGTCTCGCCGCGTCGCGGGCGCTGCCGGTCGGGATCTGCACCGGGACGATGGTGCTGTCCGCGGCGGGCCTCACGAAGGGCCGCAACGCGACGACGCACAACGGCGCGAAGGCGGATCTGGCCGCGCAGGGCGCGAAGGTGATCGACGCGCGTGTCGTCGACGACGGCGACCTGATCACCGGCGGCGGGATCACCGCGGGGCTGGAGGTTTCGCTCTGGCTCGTGGAGCGCTTCCTGGGCGCGAAGGCGGCTCAGCGGGCCGAAGTCGTGCTGGAGTACGAGCGGCGCGGCACCGTCTGGCGCGCCTAGCGGGTGCTGAAGGACTTTTCATCGCACTTGTCAGCTAGCCGGGCTCGCCCGCCTGGGCTTGCCGAGCAAGAATTCGGCTCACCGTAGCTTGGCTCATGCGGTTTGCCCGAGCGATCTGCCGCTGCGAAATCCCCATGGCGGCAGATTGCCGCCCTGATGGTCGCGTAAGCCGCGTGTCGCATCGCCTCCGACAGGTCATCACGGTCTCGGGCAACGAAAGTGGTCCCGGTGTCTTGAAGGCCCCCTTGAGGACGCTCAACGTCTCAAAGGGGGCCTTCAAGACACCGTGCACTCTGGTTCGCTCACAGCCCCACCCGGCTGACCCCTCGTGCTGAGTGAGGCTGGGCCGTGGTGTCGCGAAAGCCACTTTCGGGACACCAGGCGTCCCGAAAGTGGCTTTCGGGACACCACGGCTGCGGACTCACGTGACGGCAG
This window encodes:
- a CDS encoding aminobutyraldehyde dehydrogenase, giving the protein MTQVLNFVDGAEVSAAGSGTLDLVDPATGEVFGTSVLSEQSDVDAALEAAERAFKVWRKSTPAQRQLALLKIADAVEARADEFAEAEIRETGKIRAVVLEEEIPECVSALRFFAGAARQLEGTASGEYLEGHTSAIRREPVGVCAQIAPWNYPLMMGVWKIAPALAAGNTVVLKPAETTPSTAILLAKVAAEFLPQGAFNVLCGDRDTGRALVKHPITELVSITGSTRAGIDVATVAAADLKRTHLELGGNAPLLVFGDVNLAEAAEGIVGAAFYNAGQDCTAGSRVLVDAAIHDEFVTELTKAAAAQKPGADFGPLNSEAQFGRVRGLVERLPSHARVETGGTPAGDRGFFFSPTVISGLKQDDEIVQEEVFGPVVTVQSFVDEDEAVRLANGVPYGLASSIWTHDLSRATRVSGELDFGCVWVNTHGPLVSEMPHGGFGHSGHGKDLSSYSFAEYTRVKHVMTRFA
- a CDS encoding purine-cytosine permease family protein, which codes for MGDKVTEVEQHGIAPIPPEEQTSRPRDLFRMAFGGANTFATIILGTLPIAFGLSFRAAVAATVAGVVVGALVLSPMSLFGPLTRTNNAVSSGAHFGVVGRCVGSFLSLLTAITFFAISVWVSGDAVAGAAQRLFGFDGGEVLRGVAYGVIAIATLVVCIYGYRFMLLVNRVAVVLGTAIMLLGIIAYGGTFDPGFAGTGTYALGDFWPTWILAALTTMANPISFGAFLGDWTRYIPARHSRRSLLAAPFLAQVATLLPFGFGIATATLVADPADYITGLTAISPLWYAIPLIVVALIGGLSTGTTSLYGTGLDFSSIFVKLSRVQATLLIGSLSVVFIFVGNFVLDMVSSINAFATLIVLCTSPWMVIMMIGFVLRRGFYDPDDLQVFNQGRKGGRYWFTRGVNWRAMAAWIPATTLGLLTANTPMIAGPFKDIAGGVDISMVVTLCTAAIAYPVLVKLFPEPQEVYAYAEPVAV
- a CDS encoding oxidoreductase → MKVALVTGASAGIGEATALALRDAGYTVYGAARRVERMAGLAERGVKVLEMDVTDDASMVAGIERIIEESGRIDVLVNNAGYGSYGAFEDVPLSEGKYQFEVNLFGLARLVQLTTPHMRAQGSGKIVNVSSIGGKIYEPLGGWYHSTKFAVEGLSDSLRLELKPFGIDVVVIEPGAIKTEWGGIAVENLLKTSGDTAYASQAKALAKLFGQAARGSHPKVIADVVLKAVRARRPKTRYAAGLGAKPILFVRRVLPDRAFDALFLGALRRFA
- a CDS encoding TetR family transcriptional regulator, whose protein sequence is MVRDKEATKRKLLNAATTEFATYGIAGARVDRIAKNAGANKALIYAYFCSKEYLFETVVQEQVDAAIKAVPITPDDLPGYAGRLFDRYLEHPEVLRLMGWLRLENGFDAAPEAEVRAHADKVAAIQAAQRSGSVPDHFDAEELLSLVVHLSILGFSSPAATRDLVVRSVARLTGT
- a CDS encoding DJ-1/PfpI family protein; translated protein: MSAGLAGVTAPAASAATPLRVQILMYDGVEEQDFVAPVEVLGLAGKLTGGAVVSSLVAVRPGPVRCTYGTTVEVPRAWSPCDVLVVPGGGYTDRNGPGVHRLNADKGFLRRLAASRALPVGICTGTMVLSAAGLTKGRNATTHNGAKADLAAQGAKVIDARVVDDGDLITGGGITAGLEVSLWLVERFLGAKAAQRAEVVLEYERRGTVWRA